The following nucleotide sequence is from Pseudonocardia sp. C8.
AGGTCATCCCGGCGCGGGTCGCGTACGCCGCCGCGGACGCCGAGGTGTTGCCGGTGGACGCGCACAGCACGCTCTGCTTGCCGTCGGCCAGCGCGGCGGTGACGGCCATCGTCATCCCGCGGTCCTTGAACGACCCGGTCGGGTTGGCGCCGTCGACCTTCAGGTACACCTGGCAGCCGGTCCGCTCGGACAGCCGCGGTGCCGGCAGCAGCGGCGTGCCGCCCTCACCGAGGGTGACGACCGTCCAGCCCTCCCGCACCGGCATCCGGTCCCGGTAGGCCTCGATGACCCCGGGCCAGTGTCCGGGCGGCGGGGGCGCCACCGCACCCGCCACCTGCCTCGCGAGCTCCGTGCCGCCGGCGGCCGGCCCCCGGACGTTCTGCACGCTGCCGGTCATCGCCGACGCCTCCACCTGGTTCGAGAACTCATTCGCCCATGCCGAGCGCGCTCACCGCGCGACCCAGGCCCTCCACCCGCAGCACACCCGCCACGCCGTGGACCTGCTCGAGGTCGAGCAGCGCGGACACCGTGGCCGACAGCGCCGCCTCGGGCGCCGAGTGCGTGACGACGGTGAGCCGGGCCTGGCCGGCGTCGCCGTCGATGGCGCCGTTGGTCCCGCCGGTCTGGCGGACCGCGGCGATCGAGACGCCGTGGTGGGCGAACTCACCGGCGATCGCGGCGAGCACGCCCTCGCGGTCGGCGACCTCCAGGTCGACGTGGTAGCGGGTGGGCACCTCGCCGATCGGGCGCACCGGCAGGCTCGCGTACGCCGACTCGCGCGGCCCGCGGCCGCCACCCACCCGGTTGCGGGCCACCGCGACGAGGTCGCCGAGCACCGCGGACGCGGTCGGCGCGCCACCGGCGCCCTGGCCGTAGAACATCAGCTGGCCGGCGGCCTCGGCCTCGACGAACACCGCGTTGAACGCGCCGTCGACCCGGGCCAGCGGGTGCGCGTCCGGCACCATCGCGGGGTAGACGCGGGCCGACACGGACTCGTCCCCGTCGCCGGTGACGATCCGCTCGCAGATCGCCAGCAGCTTGATCGTGCAGCCGAGCCGGCGGGCGGCCCCGACGTCGGCGGAGCTGACCTCGCGCATGCCTTCGCGGTGCACGTCGGCGGCCGTGATCCGGGTGTGGAACGCCAGCGTGGCGAGGATCGCGGCCTTGGCGGCCGCGTCGTAGCCGTCGACGTCCGCGCTCGGGTCGGCCTCCGCGTAGCCGAGGCGGGTGGCCTCCTCCAGGGCGTCCGCGTACGACGTGCCGCCGGCCGCCATGGCCGACAGGATGAAGTTCGAGGTGCCGTTGACGATCCCGGCGACCCGGGTGATCCGGTCCCCGGCCAGCGACTCGCGCAGCGGGCGCAGCAGCGGGATCGCCCCGGCGACCGCGGCCTCGTAGTAGAGGTCGGCGCCGGACGCGTCGGCGGCCTCGGCCAGCGTCGGGCCGTCCTCGGCCAGCAGCGCCTTGTTCGCCGTGACCACCGACTTGCCGGCCTTCAACGCCTCCAGCAGCCAGCCGCGGACCGGCTCGATGCCGCCGATGACCTCGACGACGACGTCGACGTCGTCCCGGCCGACCAGCTCACCGGCGTCGGTGGTGACCAGGTGCGGGAAGTTCTCGGTCAGCCACGGGTGCTTGTGCGGGCGCCGGACGGCGACGCCGGCCAGCTCGACCGGTGCACCGACCCGGGCCGCCAGCTCGCCGGCCTGCTCGGTGATCAGCCGGACCACCTCGGTGCCGACGGTCCCGCAGCCCAGCAGTGCCACCCGGACGGCGCTGCTCTCGCCCCTCGCCACAAGCCCTCCTCGCGTACCGCACCCGCTCCAGCGGGCGCCGATCATTCCTGGTCAGGCCGGTCCCGGGCAGACCGGGGTGGCCGTTCTCACCCGGCTCCCGCCCGGCTGTCGCCCGGCACCGTGCGCAGGTGCGTTCACACCTCGAACCGGAACTGGTCCTCCAGTGTCTCGCGGCGCAGCAGGGTGCGGTCGGCCCCCTCGCGCACCGCGACGACCGCGGGCCGCGGCAGCCGGTTGTAACCGGATGCCATCGCGTAGCAGTACGCCCCGGTGGCCGCGACCGCCAGCAGGTCACCCGGCGCGAGGTCCGCCGGGAGCCAGCAGTCGCGCACCACGATGTCACCGGACTCGCAGTGCTTGCCGACCACCCGGGACAGCACCGGCCGGTCCCCGCCCGGCACCGAGTCCCGCTCGGAGGAACGGGACACCAGGCGCACGTCGTACTCGGCGTCGTACAGCGAGGTGCGGATGTTGTCGCTCATCCCGCCGTCGACGCTGACATAGCGCCGGGAGTGGCCGCCCAGCGGCACGTCCTTGATCGTCCCGACCTCGTAGACGGTGACGGTGCCCGGCCCGGCGATCGCCCGGCCCGGCTCGACGGCGATCGCTGGTGCGTCCAGCCCTGAGGCGGCGCACTCGCGCTTGACGATGGCCCGCAGCTCCTCGGCCAGCGCGGGCATCGACAGCGGCGTGTCCCCGGAGCGGTACGCGATGCCGATGCCGCCGCCCAGGTCGAGGGTGCGCAGGCTGGTGAGGTGCTCCGCGCCGTGCTCGGCGTACAGGTCCGCGAGCACCTTGACGACGCGGCGGGCGGCGGCCTCGAAGCCCTCGGTCTCGAAGATCTGGCTGCCGATGTGGCTGTGCAGCCCGACGAGCTCCAGGTGCCGGGCGGCGAGCACGCGGCGGGCCGCCTCCAGCGCCGCCGAGCCCTGCCCGCCGAAGGAGTCGCCGGCGATCGAGAACCCGAACTTCTGATCCTCGTGCGCGGTGGCGATGTACTCGTGGGTGTGCGCCTCGACGCCGACGGTCAGCCGGATCAGCACCGGCGCCCGCACCCCGCGCTCGGCCGCGACGGCATCCAGCCGGGCGATCTCGTCGAAGCTGTCCAGCACGATCCCGCCGATCCCGGCGTCGACGGCGGCCGCCAGCTCGGCGACGGACTTGTTGTTGCCGTGCAACGCGATCCGCTCCGGCGGGAACTCCGCGCGCAGGGCGACCGCGAGCTCGCCCCCGGAGCAGACGTCCAGCGACAGGCCCTCCTGCGCGACCCAGCGGGCCACCTCGGTGCACAGGAACGCCTTGGCCGCGTAGTGCACGGCGGACGCGCCGAACGCGGCGGCGAACTCGGCGCAGCGGGACCGGAAGTCGTCCTCGTCGAGCACGAACAGCGGGGTGCCGTGGCGCTGGGCGAGATCGCGGACGTCGGCCCCGGCGACCCGCAGGGCACCGTCGGCGCCGCGGGCGGCGTTCCGCGGCCAGACGGCCGGGTCGAGCGCGTCCAGCTCGGCCGCCGACCCCGGGTGCGGCCCGGCCGACTCGTGCTCGGGGGTGATGCCGGCGTGCAGCGGTCCGGCGGGGTGGGCTCTCATCTCGTCACATCCGTTCGGGTGCGCTGACGCCGAGCAGGCCCAGCCCGTTGGCGAGCACCCGGCGGGCGGCCACGCAGAGGGCGAGCCGCGCCCGGTGCAGGTCGGTGACGTCCTCGTCACCCTGGGGCAGGACACGGCAGGTGTCGTAGAACTTGTGGTACGCGCCGGCGAGGGACTCCAGGTAGCGGGCGATCCGGTGCGGCTCGCGCAGCTCGGCCGCGGTCCGGACGACCTCCGGGAACTCGCCGAGCGTCCGGATCAGGTCGCCCTCCCGGTCGTGGGACAGCAGGCCGTAGCCGTCGCCCGGCTCGACGCCGAGGTCGGCGGCGTTGCGGGCCAGCGAGGCCAGCCGGGCGTGCGCGTACTGCACGTAGAACACCGGGTTCTCGTTGGTCCGGCTCGTCAGCAGGTCGAGGTCGATGTCCACCGAGGAGTCCACCGAGGACCGCACCAGGGAGTAGCGGGCGGCGTCGACCCCGACGGCGTCGACGAAGTCCTCCAGTGTGACGATGGTGCCGGCCCGCTTGCTCATCCGGACCGGCTCGCCGCTGCGGACCAGGTTGACCATCTGCCCGATCAGGACCTCGACGACCGACGGGTCGTCACCGATCGCGGCGGCGACCGCCTTCAGCCGCACCGTGTAGCCGTGGTGGTCGGCGCCGAGCATGTAGATGCAGCGGTCGAACCCGCGGGAACGCTTATCCCGCAGGTAGGCGATGTCACCAGCGATGTAGGCCGGGGTCCCGTCGCTCTTGATGACGACGCGGTCCTTGTCATCGCCCTGCTCCGTGGAACGCAGCCACCACGCGTCGTCCTTCTCGTAGAGGCTGCCGTTGTCCTTGAGCTGCTGGATCGACTCCTCGACCGCGCCCGACTCGTGCAGCGACAGCTCACTGAACCACACGTCGAAGTCGGTCCCGAACTCGTGCAGCGAGCGGCGCATCTCCTCCAGCATCAGCGCGACCCCCACCCGCCGGAACGCCTGGTGCCGCTCCGCCTCGGGCAGGTCCACGATGCCCGGCTCGGCCGCCACGACCTTCCCGGCGATCTCGCCGATGTAGGCGCCGCCGTAGCCGTTCTCCGGGGTGGGGAGGCCGGTGGCGGCGGCGATCAGCGACTCGGCGAACCGGTCGATCTGGGCGCCGGCGTCGTTGATGTAGTACTCGCGCGCCACGTCGGCGCCCCGGGCGGCCAGCACCCGGCCGAGCGCGTCGCCGACGGCGGCCCAGCGGGTGCCGCCCAGGTGGATCGGGCCGGTCGGGTTCGCGGAGACGAACTCCAGGTTCATCCGGGTACCCGCCAGCTCACCGCCGGTGCCGTAGGCGGCGCCCGTCGCGAGGATCTCGCCGACGATCGCCCCCTGCGCGTCCGCGGCCAGCCGCAGGTTGATGAAGCCCGGCCCGGCGATCTCGGCGCTCGCGATCCCGTCGCGGCCCGCCAGCTCCTCGGCCAGCCAGGATGCGAGGTCGCGCGGGTTCACCCCGGCCTTCTTGGCGGTGCGCAGGGCGACGTTGGTGGCGTAGTCGCCGTGCTCCGGGTTGCGGGGGCGCTCGACGCCGGCGTCGGTGGGCAGGGCGGAGACGTCCAGGCCGCGTCGGGTCAGCACGTCCCGCGCGACGTCACGGACCAGATCGGCGAGCACGTCGGGATTCACCGTCAGGATTCTAGGAGGTGACCGCGGGCACCTTCATGCAGGTCTCGGCCGTGGCCCGCGCGTGCGGGGCGCGTAGCGTCGGCCGCTCCCCCGCCGGTCGACGCGCCGGCCCCGATCCCCCGGTCGCCGCGCGAGCCCTCGCGCTCGACCGTCCGGAGGTTCCATGGTCGACCGCCGACCCCGGACGCCCGACGGCGGCGCCCCGGGACGCCCCGCGAGCCGCGGGTCCGAACCGTCCCGGGGGCCACGCGCCCGGCTGGTCGCCGCCCTCGACCGCCCGCTGGTGGCCGCGGGCGGGTGCGGGATCCTCGCGCTGCTGCTGGGAGCGGCGTTCGTGGCCGTGTCGCTGGCGTACAACGAGGGCAACCTCGTACCCCCGCTGGACGACGTCTACATCCACCTCCAGTACGGCCGCCAGTTCGGCCTGGGCGAGCCGCTGCGCTACCAGCCGGGCGAGCCCGTGACGACGGGCGCGTCGAGCCTGCTCTACGTGACGCTGCTGGGCGCGGCGTCCGCGCTCGGGCTCCACGGGCAGGGACTGCTGGCGTTCGCGGTCGGGTCCGGCCTGGTGGCCGTGGCGGTCACCGCCGCGTGCACCGTCGTCGCCGGGTACCGGCTCGGCGGCCGGGCCGCGGGCCTCTGGGCGGGGGTGCTGACGGCGTCGTCCGGCCCGCTGCTGTGGGGCGCGGCGAGCGGCATGGAGGTGGGGCTGCTCGCCGCGCTGCTCACCGGCACCCTGGCCTGCTACCTGCGGGAACGGCCCCGGTTCGGCGGGACACCGGTGCTGGCCGCGCTGCTCGCCCTGACCCGCCCCGAGGGTTTCCTGGTCGCCGCGGCGCTGGTCGCGGCGATGCTGTGGGCGGCGTGGCGGTCCGGGCGGCTGCGGTCGTGGCGGACCCCGCTGCTGGCGCTGCCGCTCGTCGTCTTCGCGGGGCAGCTGCTGCTGTACCGGCTGCTGACCGGCACGGCGCAGGCGAACGGCGTCGTCGCGAAGTCCTGGCTGCACGCCGGGCTGCTGCGCCAGCCCACCGAGATCGCCGACCACACGCTGCACAACCTGCAGGCCATGGTCGCGGCGCTGGCCGGCCTGTCCGGGCAGGACGTGCTGCCGCCGCTGACGCTGGCGGTCGCCGTCGTCGGGCTGGGCGTGCTGGCCGCCCGCCGGGAGCGGACCCTCGCGGTCGCGGTCACCCTCGGCCTGTCGCTGGTGCTGCTCAGCGTCGCGACGCTCACCACCGCGCGGTGGCAGGACCTGCGCTACCTGCAACCGTTCCTGCCGCTGGTCGTGCTGCTCGCGGTGCTCGGCACGGGCGCGGTCGGGCACCGACCGGCCCGGCACGGCATCCTCGCGGTGGGGCTGCTGTTCACCGTGATCGTGACGCCGACCTGGGCGCTGCGGCTGGGCCAGCAGGCGTCCGCGATGCGCGAGGGGCCGGTGAGCGTCGGGCAGTGGATCGCCGGGAACGTGCCGCCCGGTGACGTCGTAGCGATCAACGACGCCGGCGCGGCCGCCTGGTTCGGCGGGCGCCGCACCGTCGACCTCGTCGGGCTGACGACGAACGGCATGGCCGCACCGGCGCTCAACGGTCCCGGCACGCTCTACGAGGCGCTGCGCCGGCTGCCCGAGCGCGAACGCCCGCAGTGGTTCGCGATCTTCGACGACTGGGGCGGGATCCCAGTCGCCGACCTCGGACGGGCCGCGCTGCTCGGCGACGAGCCCGTCATCACGTTCCGGCTCGCCGGGCCGGCCCGCCCGATCTCCCCGGCCGCGCCGCAGACCTGCCAGATCGACCGCAGCTGCGACCGGGTCAGCGTGTGGCGGGCGGACTGGAGCCTGGACGGCTCGGCCGACCTGCCCGACCGCGGGGTCCCGGGCCGGATCGTCGACCACCT
It contains:
- the lysA gene encoding diaminopimelate decarboxylase, translated to MRAHPAGPLHAGITPEHESAGPHPGSAAELDALDPAVWPRNAARGADGALRVAGADVRDLAQRHGTPLFVLDEDDFRSRCAEFAAAFGASAVHYAAKAFLCTEVARWVAQEGLSLDVCSGGELAVALRAEFPPERIALHGNNKSVAELAAAVDAGIGGIVLDSFDEIARLDAVAAERGVRAPVLIRLTVGVEAHTHEYIATAHEDQKFGFSIAGDSFGGQGSAALEAARRVLAARHLELVGLHSHIGSQIFETEGFEAAARRVVKVLADLYAEHGAEHLTSLRTLDLGGGIGIAYRSGDTPLSMPALAEELRAIVKRECAASGLDAPAIAVEPGRAIAGPGTVTVYEVGTIKDVPLGGHSRRYVSVDGGMSDNIRTSLYDAEYDVRLVSRSSERDSVPGGDRPVLSRVVGKHCESGDIVVRDCWLPADLAPGDLLAVAATGAYCYAMASGYNRLPRPAVVAVREGADRTLLRRETLEDQFRFEV
- the argS gene encoding arginine--tRNA ligase, whose protein sequence is MNPDVLADLVRDVARDVLTRRGLDVSALPTDAGVERPRNPEHGDYATNVALRTAKKAGVNPRDLASWLAEELAGRDGIASAEIAGPGFINLRLAADAQGAIVGEILATGAAYGTGGELAGTRMNLEFVSANPTGPIHLGGTRWAAVGDALGRVLAARGADVAREYYINDAGAQIDRFAESLIAAATGLPTPENGYGGAYIGEIAGKVVAAEPGIVDLPEAERHQAFRRVGVALMLEEMRRSLHEFGTDFDVWFSELSLHESGAVEESIQQLKDNGSLYEKDDAWWLRSTEQGDDKDRVVIKSDGTPAYIAGDIAYLRDKRSRGFDRCIYMLGADHHGYTVRLKAVAAAIGDDPSVVEVLIGQMVNLVRSGEPVRMSKRAGTIVTLEDFVDAVGVDAARYSLVRSSVDSSVDIDLDLLTSRTNENPVFYVQYAHARLASLARNAADLGVEPGDGYGLLSHDREGDLIRTLGEFPEVVRTAAELREPHRIARYLESLAGAYHKFYDTCRVLPQGDEDVTDLHRARLALCVAARRVLANGLGLLGVSAPERM
- a CDS encoding homoserine dehydrogenase: MARGESSAVRVALLGCGTVGTEVVRLITEQAGELAARVGAPVELAGVAVRRPHKHPWLTENFPHLVTTDAGELVGRDDVDVVVEVIGGIEPVRGWLLEALKAGKSVVTANKALLAEDGPTLAEAADASGADLYYEAAVAGAIPLLRPLRESLAGDRITRVAGIVNGTSNFILSAMAAGGTSYADALEEATRLGYAEADPSADVDGYDAAAKAAILATLAFHTRITAADVHREGMREVSSADVGAARRLGCTIKLLAICERIVTGDGDESVSARVYPAMVPDAHPLARVDGAFNAVFVEAEAAGQLMFYGQGAGGAPTASAVLGDLVAVARNRVGGGRGPRESAYASLPVRPIGEVPTRYHVDLEVADREGVLAAIAGEFAHHGVSIAAVRQTGGTNGAIDGDAGQARLTVVTHSAPEAALSATVSALLDLEQVHGVAGVLRVEGLGRAVSALGMGE